The Candida dubliniensis CD36 chromosome 5, complete sequence genome has a window encoding:
- a CDS encoding DNA repair protein, putative (Similar to S. cerevisiae NSE1;~In S. cerevisiae: plays an essential role in genomic stability, being involved in DNA repair and DNA metabolism; conserved in eukaryotes from yeast to human), producing MYSEAHRLLLTYIRSVRYVEAGVLLEAFKFMIEKLQLEIQASKNILDQYIAEINSKISGQNFKIERKTHEITGDLYYIFINTLSDEIVQESSVYTTAELTVIKYLIRNIIEASDYRCSLARVNANQTISTNTNKNLMEADSMVDRLIDDGWFISTIDDRLMLSIKTLCELKEYLIETYGVNDDTDADGKVLLCTQCKEIVTLGWIIPSGKPFHKKCYDVYCRTNQIYPEDESDLLRVGPDPSTL from the coding sequence ATGTATTCTGAAGCCCATAGGTTATTACTCACTTACATAAGATCAGTCAGATACGTTGAAGCTGGGGTTTTACTTGAGGCATTTAAATTtatgattgaaaaattgcaATTGGAAATTCAAGCTCTGAAGAATATACTAGATCAATACATTGCTGAGATTAATTCTAAAATATCAGGacaaaattttaaaattgaaaggAAAACTCATGAAATAACGGgtgatttatattatatattcattaataCGTTATCTGATGAAATCGTACAAGAAAGTTCCGTGTATACAACTGCTGAATTAACAGTGATAAAATATCTTATTagaaatataattgaagCCAGTGACTATCGTTGTTCATTGGCCAGGGTTAACGCTAATCAAACTATTTCAACTAATACAAATAAGAATTTGATGGAGGCAGATTCAATGGTAGACAGATTGATAGATGATGGTTGGTTTATAAGCACCATTGATGACAGATTGATGTTGTCTATAAAGACACTTTGtgaattgaaagaatatttaattGAGACATATGGCGTCAATGATGATACTGATGCAGACGGTAAGGTCTTGTTGTGTACCCAATGTAAAGAAATTGTCACTTTAGGTTGGATCATACCTTCAGGTAAACCATTTCATAAAAAGTGTTACGATGTATATTGCagaacaaatcaaatatacCCCGAAGATGAATCTGATTTATTACGTGTTGGTCCAGATCCTTCTAcattataa
- a CDS encoding ATP-dependent RNA helicase, putative (Similar to S. cerevisiae HAS1), with amino-acid sequence MAKTSKSKGNHKKSETSKVSRKRSHEDSESEVEDNEKVVEELDADFDEVAGLLGDDIEDPESKSQSKKEKQKAKDEAKLEKLTKPQVSKEITEDDSENVLFENADLSEPTMRAIKEMGFTKMTKVQAKTIPPLLAGRDVLGAAKTGSGKTLAFLIPAIELLYSLKIKPRNGTAVIIITPTRELALQIFGVARELMQFHSQTCGIVIGGADRRQEATKLSKGVNLLVATPGRLLDHLKNTQFVFSNLKALVIDEADRILEIGFEDEMKQIIKVLPNENRQSMLFSATQTTKVEDLARISLRPGPLYINVVPEKDVSTADGLEQGYVVCDSDKRFLLLFSFLKRNVKKKIIVFLSSCNSVKFYSELLNYIDLPVLDLHGKQKQQKRTNTFFEFCNAKQGILVCTDVAARGLDIPAVDWIVQFDPPDDPRDYIHRVGRTARGTQGKGKSLMFLTPSELGFLRYLKAAKVPLNEYEFPANKIANIQSQLTKLIKTNYLLNQSAKDGYRAYLQAYASHGLKTVYQIDKLDLKKVSASFGLDQVPRVNLSIGGTKTKKQKRS; translated from the coding sequence atggCAAAGACTTCCAAACTGAAAGGCAACCATAAGAAATCTGAAACCTCAAAAGTGTCGAGAAAAAGATCTCATGAAGATTCAGAATCTGAAGTtgaagataatgaaaaagtagttgaagaattagatgctgattttgatgaagTTGCAGGATTATTAGGTGACGATATTGAAGATCCTGAATCAAAATCACaatcaaagaaagaaaaacaaaaggcAAAGGATGAAGCCaaacttgaaaaattaaCCAAACCGCAAGTATCCAAAGAAATTACCGAGGATGATTCCGAGAAtgtattatttgaaaatgcCGATTTGTCTGAACCAACCATGAGAGCCATCAAAGAAATGGGATTTACTAAAATGACAAAAGTTCAAGCTAAAACGATACCACCATTATTGGCTGGTAGAGATGTTTTAGGAGCAGCAAAAACTGGATCTGGTAAAACATTGGCATTTTTGATTCCtgcaattgaattattatattcCTTGAAAATCAAACCAAGAAATGGTACTGCAGTGATAATAATTACCCCAACTAGAGAATTAGCTTTACAAATTTTTGGTGTTGCTCGTGAATTAATGCAATTCCATTCTCAAACTTGTGGCATAGTTATTGGAGGGGCCGATAGAAGACAAGAAGCCACAAAATTGTCGAAAGGTGTCAACTTATTAGTGGCTACTCCAGGTAGATTATTGgatcatttgaaaaataccCAATTTGTGTTTAGTAATCTAAAAGCCTTGGTAATTGATGAAGCCGATAGAATTTTAGAAATTGGgtttgaagatgaaatgaaacaaatcatcaaaGTTTTACCTAATGAAAACAGACAATCAATGTTGTTTTCTGCCACCCAAACCACAAAAGTGGAAGATTTAGCGAGAATCTCATTAAGACCAGGTCCGTTATACATAAATGTTGTGCCCGAAAAAGATGTATCAACTGCTGATGGGTTAGAACAAGGGTATGTTGTCTGTGATTCTGACAAGagatttttattattattttctttcttaaaaagaaacgtcaagaaaaaaatcattgtGTTTTTGTCATCCTGTAATAGTGTCAAATTTTACAgtgaattattgaattatattgACTTACCAGTATTGGATTTACATGGTAAACAAAAGCAACAAAAGCGTACAAACACATTTTTCGAATTTTGCAATGCTAAACAAGGAATATTAGTATGCACAGATGTTGCTGCTAGAGGGTTGGATATTCCTGCAGTTGACTGGattgttcaatttgatCCACCAGATGATCCAAGAGATTATATTCATCGTGTTGGAAGAACAGCTAGAGGAACTCAAGGGAAAGGTAAATCATTGATGTTTTTGACTCCATCGGAATTGGGATTTTTAAGATACTTGAAAGCTGCCAAAGTACCTTTGAATGAATACGAGTTCCCTGCTAATAAGATTGCCAACATCCAATCTCAATTGacaaaattgatcaaaaccaattatttgttgaatcAATCTGCCAAAGATGGGTACAGAGCATATTTGCAAGCTTATGCTTCCCATGGATTAAAAACTGTgtatcaaattgataaattggatTTAAAGAAAGTTAGTGCTAGTTTTGGTTTAGATCAAGTACCAAGAGTCAACTTGAGTATTGGTGGCACGAAAAccaaaaagcaaaaaaggTCATAA
- a CDS encoding cell wall glycosidase precursor, putative (Similar to S. cerevisiae CRH1;~In S. cerevisiae: cell wall protein that functions in the transfer of chitin to beta(1-6)glucan, putative chitin transglycosidase) — protein sequence MYKSIITFLILFLRYVLSESIDNLYEEKEEDDDNDGYDDNNSDYDGQRQKCNPYRDKSCLANDEALGRKIFESFAEGTKYFTITSSTRGIRFGAEGLALTIQDEFDNPALVSSFYIMYGKVEAEIRGAAGKGIISSFYLQSDDLDEIDVVEIFGSDPYEFQTNFFIKGNTTTYDRGRYHEMHPSPLSEFHKYGIEWSPDLITWYLDDKPVRMLGRRNKHGLPCSPMFLKFSLWSVEEDDEGTIAWAGGAAKFSEGPFTMHIKNLKVQDYSKALSYTYGNLHDGNWLDLRADGGYLYEGHKYCRPPKMLEKSKPTSKTATGEKQVFTSSKLQKIVTTAINKERITSLSYIPSATNSPTTWDQLSEWETEEDEMGMGTGTGTGTDGTDENEESDNDDNEESITATPRKVSTRRLNILTQSPQLSQNESKVATKITNTTTKNIHNTTISVKISKIDSKKIEATSIYYSSSTPQPTSRARMPYNIFFNYPGKENSRFKSGVSSILSTSFTGVVIAEILVIVVLLL from the coding sequence atGTATAAACTGATAATTacatttttgattttatttctcAGATACGTATTGTCAGAATCCATAGACAATCTatatgaagaaaaagaagaagatgatgataatgatggaTATGACGATAACAATAGTGATTATGATGGACAAAGACAAAAATGCAATCCTTATCGGGATAAATCCTGTTTAGCTAATGATGAAGCTTTAGGAAGAAAGatttttgaatcatttgCTGAAGGAACCAAATATTTCACCATAACAAGTTCTACTAGAGGAATAAGATTTGGTGCTGAAGGGTTAGCTCTAACAATTcaagatgaatttgataatccTGCTTTGGTTTCAAGTTTTTATATTATGTATGGGAAAGTTGAAGCAGAAATTAGAGGAGCAGCTGGGAAAGGGATAATTAGTTCATTTTATTTACAAAGTGATGATTtggatgaaattgatgttgttgaaatatTTGGTAGTGATCCTTATGAATTtcaaaccaattttttcatcaaagGGAATACCACAACTTATGATAGAGGGAGATATCATGAAATGCATCCTTCTCCATTAAGTGAATTTCATAAATATGGTATTGAATGGTCTCCCGATTTGATTACATGGTATTTGGATGATAAACCTGTGCGTATGTtgggaagaagaaataaacaTGGATTACCATGTTCACCAATGTTTCTTAAGTTTAGTCTTTGGAGTGtggaagaagatgatgaaggcACAATTGCTTGGGCTGGAGGAGCAGCAAAATTTTCGGAAGGACCGTTTACTATGCACATTAAAAACCTTAAAGTGCAAGATTATTCCAAAGCACTTTCTTATACTTATGGTAATTTACATGATGGTAATTGGTTGGATTTGAGAGCTGATGGTGGTTATTTGTATGAAGGGCACAAGTATTGTCGTCCACCAAAAATGTTGGAGAAACTGAAACCAACATCAAAGACAGCAACAGGCGAGAAGCAAGTGTTTACCAGTAgcaaattacaaaaaattgtaaCAACAGCAATTAATAAGGAAAGAATCACTAGTTTGTCTTATATTCCCTCTGCTACCAATTCACCTACCACTTGGGATCAATTACTGGAATGGGAAACCGAGGAGGATGAGATGGGAATGGGAACAGGAACAGGAACAGGAACCGATGGAactgatgaaaatgaagaatccgacaatgatgataatgaagagTCAATAACAGCTACACCGAGAAAAGTGTCAACAAGAAgattgaatattttaaCCCAATCACCTCAGCTTTCACAGAATGAATCTAAAGTTGCTACAAAAATAACCAACACAACAACTAAGAATATCCATAATACAACAATATCTGTAAAAATCAgtaaaattgattctaaaaaaatagaagCAACCTCCATATATTATAGTAGTTCAACACCACAACCAACTTCTAGAGCACGGATGCcatataatatatttttcaattatccgggaaaagaaaattccAGATTTAAATCAGGTGTTTCAAGTATATTATCCACTTCTTTTACTGGTGTTGTGATTGCAGAAATTTTAGTTATAGTGGTTTTGTTACTATAG
- a CDS encoding uncharacterized mitochondrial protein, putative (Similar to S. cerevisiae FMP10), with protein sequence MFCRSRTISVKHLQSFRSFATRSSFDSPFDHLPKLNNRSWFNWKTTTAFFLLGSYLAYNETLFNYYEKYTEIDEKDPNIKILPMQLEYKLKNLPIYQQLAHPKNSHQWYKLQSWENLDRNILDNQTKVKKQDEYQEPTLTNQTLNKPGGILIKPVIFHNIETDEGVHIVHAGYRLCGYPFIIHGGIIATLLNETFKRNASLSKYTTSNLKDDFKVENLIINYKRPTLANQFLIVKTKKKESPENDNRTIVLESVIEDSKGKVLVKSEALLHDTGRATNRIKQQTENSKKSWW encoded by the coding sequence ATGTTTTGTCGTTCAAGAACAATATCGGTTAAGCATTTGCAATCTTTCAGATCATTTGCAACACGCTCATCTTTTGATTCACCTTTCGACCATCTTCCTAAATTGAATAACCGTTCATGGTTTAATTGGAAAACAACCACagccttttttttattaggTTCTTACTTAGCATATAATGAAactttatttaattattatgaGAAATACACTGAAATAGATGAAAAAGACCCTAATATCAAGATTTTGCCTATGCAATTGGAATATAAATTGAAGAACTTGCCtatatatcaacaattggCTCATCCCAAAAATTCACATCAATGGTATAAATTACAAAGTTGGGAAAATCTCGATAGAAACATTTTAGATAATCAGACCAAAGTTAAAAAGCAAGATGAATATCAAGAACCAACATTGACAAACCAAACATTGAATAAACCTGGAGGgattttaataaaaccCGTCATTTTTCACAATATAGAAACAGATGAAGGTGTTCATATTGTACATGCTGGATATAGATTATGTGGATAtccatttattattcatgGTGGAATAATTGCAACATTATTGAATGAAActtttaaaagaaatgCGTCTTTATCGAAATATACTACATCGAATTTAAAAGATGATTTCaaagttgaaaatttgattattaattaCAAGCGCCCCACTTTAGCTAACCAATTTTTGATAGTTAAaacgaaaaagaaagaaagtcCTGAAAATGACAACAGGACAATAGTTTTGGAAAGTGTTATTGAAGATTCAAAAGGTAAAGTATTAGTTAAAAGTGAGGCTTTATTGCACGATACTGGAAGAGCAACAAATAGgattaaacaacaaactgAAAACTCAAAGAAATCATGGTGGTAG
- a CDS encoding DNA polymerase III (delta) small subunit, putative (Similar to S. cerevisiae POL31) encodes MSSSQYYNKEVDESVVSRQTIEEFTKRNEFFLKPGSRKYAKQYFSMYQYRLKNLRDRAHKTAMEKWGHGTKKINGNMIEKQDKILDIASGKLCWVIGTVFCDAKYKLDILNDVEKGTDDVLPLEPVTYVDKNEQPIVMLEDESGRAILNNDNFLTKNLLVTGCIVAVLGIEVQAGIFEIMDIAYPDCAPQKPLTLGENKRGKIALVSGLSIGGEGQYDLKLELLKQYLLGELGNAEDKLNTSQISSLIIAGDSIMPISNLRAEMDLKNYVTTNNYGSKNISKYNANSFKKLDEFITDIIVSLPVAVMPGKNDPAEICLPQQPLHRSLFKNNSSLLNGDRLNRLTNPQWIDVQTVKILGTSGQNVDDIKKYIAPQNDHQFTSIEIMENNIKWQNFIPTAPDTLYCYPYENYDPFIFCDDLPHVYFVGNQQSYDSKLLQYDGVNIRLISVPKFKESGQFVLLDLDTLETEVVTIEI; translated from the coding sequence ATGTCTTCCTCACAATATTACAATAAAGAAGTTGATGAATCTGTAGTATCCAGACAAACCATTGAAGAGTTTACCAAAAGAAATGAGTTTTTCCTCAAACCAGGCAGCAGAAAATATGCCAAACAATATTTCTCCATGTATCAATACCGTTTAAAGAACTTGAGAGATCGAGCTCATAAGACCGCCATGGAAAAGTGGGGTCACGGaaccaagaaaataaatggAAACATGATTGAAAAGCAAGATAAAATATTAGACATCGCCAGTGGGAAATTGTGCTGGGTGATTGGAACGGTGTTTTGCGATGCCAAATACAAACTTGATATCTTGaatgatgttgaaaaaGGTACCGATGATGTTTTGCCATTGGAGCCTGTAACCTATGTGGATAAGAATGAACAACCAATAGTAATGCTTGAAGACGAATCGGGAAGAGCTATTTTAAATAACGATAACTTTTTGACAAAGAATCTATTGGTCACTGGTTGTATAGTGGCTGTATTGGGCATTGAAGTACAAGCGGGGATATTTGAGATAATGGATATTGCATATCCAGACTGTGCACCACAGAAACCTTTAACACTTGgagaaaacaaaagagGAAAGATTGCCTTGGTTTCAGGATTAAGCATTGGAGGTGAAGGTCAGTACGATTTAAAATTGGAACTTTTGAAACAATACCTTTTAGGAGAGTTAGGAAATGCTGAAGACAAATTGAATACTAGTCAAATCTCACTGTTGATAATTGCTGGTGATTCTATTATGCCTATACTGAATTTGAGAGCAGAGATGGATTTGAAGAACTATGTGACAACTAACAATTATGGATCAAAGAATATTTCAAAGTACAACGCTAACAGTTTTAAAAAACTAGACGAATTTATAACGGACATTATTGTAAGTTTACCAGTTGCTGTAATGCCAGGGAAAAATGATCCAGCAGAAATATGTTTGCCCCAACAGCCATTACACAGGTCACTCTTCAAGAACAATTCGTCACTTCTCAATGGGGATCGGTTGAATAGATTAACAAACCCTCAGTGGATTGATGTACAAACTGTCAAGATACTAGGAACCAGTGGCCAAAATGTGGACGATATCAAGAAATATATTGCCCCCCAAAATGATCACCAATTTACCTCAATCGAAATCATGGAAAACAATATCAAGTGGCAGAATTTTATCCCAACAGCACCAGATACTTTATATTGCTACCCTTATGAAAATTATGATCCTTTTATCTTTTGTGATGATTTGCCACATGTGTACTTTGTTGGTAACCAGCAACTGTATGACAGCAAACTCCTTCAATACGATGGTGTGAATATAAGACTAATATCTGTCCCTAAGTTTAAAGAATCTGGCCAATTTGTTTTACTTGATTTGGATACATTGGAGACTGAAGTGGTCACCATAGAAATTTAG
- a CDS encoding subunit of the COMPASS (Set1C) histone methyltansferase complex, putative (Similar to S. cerevisiae BRE2;~In S. cerevisiae: subunit of the COMPASS (Set1C) complex, which methylates histone H3 on lysine 4 and is required in transcriptional silencing near telomeres; involved in telomere maintenance; similar to trithorax-group protein ASH2L): MNKETSEEPSIEPQVQGNESIEETQSEHTYSTRSKERKREEELQRKSQLKQKQHNVIIHPRLKPVPFKNSDLIPVSLPEPNAATTINEIEFFQTEDLPLNKRGFKYKHCRPNPNFPSNLYSTTDVPPYHVCTSLFDRSSGVLFSNDLKSITTSQGWRSARTNVCIREGSYYFEFKILNSNEKSHVRIGIGRKEASLEAPVGFDGYSYGLRDVDGQFMTISRRQKLCVENGFKTGDVIGFLIQLPSLEEHRRAIEEFVNEKSQLQPEQKLKKRKKKKIENDIKDNVKFIEHGNIVRDQIPIKYKNGLYYEQYEYTTTKTMEHLLNPVTVFGEKAIIEMDDKRKNIPVIPNSKIRLFKNGVEQESIIDLYSFLPTNIEDHEDINLGPNTKQQQNPNYRNTDDGTLGYYPMLSAFQYGVVNLNAGPNFEFPPSEPVKPLSDRYNEQVVEQFYWDILDEVEAEYLDSFDL; the protein is encoded by the coding sequence ATGAATAAGGAAACATCTGAAGAACCTTCAATTGAACCTCAAGTTCAAGGTAACGAATCCATTGAAGAGACTCAACTGGAACATACTTACTCAACACGATCGAAAGAAAGGAAACGAGAAGAAGAACTTCAAAGGAAATCccaattaaaacaaaaacaacataATGTAATAATCCATCCTAGATTGAAACCTGTCCCTTTCAAAAATCTGGATTTAATTCCTGTTTCTTTACCAGAACCAAatgcagcaacaacaataaatgaaattgaatttttccaaACAGAAGATTTACCATTAAATAAACGCGGGtttaaatataaacattGTCGACCAAATCCCAATTTCCCTTCTAATTTGTATTCAACAACTGATGTTCCACCTTATCATGTATGTACAAGTTTATTTGATAGATCTTCAGGTGTTTTATTTAGCAATGACCtaaaatcaataacaacatCACAAGGATGGAGATCAGCAAGAACAAATGTTTGTATACGTGAAGGGTCATATTACTTTGAATTTAAGATATTGAATTCTAATGAAAAAAGTCATGTTCGAATAGGGATTGGAAGAAAGGAAGCTAGTTTGGAAGCACCAGTAGGATTTGATGGTTATAGTTATGGGTTGAGAGATGTTGATGGACAATTTATGACGATTAGTCGAAGACAAAAGTTGTGCGTTGAGAATGGATTTAAAACTGGAGATGTAATTGGATTTTTGATACAATTACCATCTTTGGAAGAACATCGAAGGGCCATAGAGGAATTTGTCAATGAAAAATCACAATTACAACCAgaacaaaaattgaaaaaaaggaaaaaaaagaaaatagaaaatgatattaaagATAATGTAAAATTCATTGAACATGGTAATATTGTACGAGATCAAATTCCtatcaaatacaaaaatGGGTTATATTATGAACAATATGAATacacaacaaccaaaacaatGGAACATTTACTTAATCCCGTGACAGTTTTCGGAGAGAAAGCAATCATAGAAATGGATGACAAAAGGAAAAACATCCCGGTGATTCCAAATTCCAAAATAcgtttatttaaaaatggaGTGGAGCAAGAgtcaataattgatttatattcatttttacCAACAAACATTGAAGATCATGAGGATATTAATTTAGGACCCAATactaaacaacaacaaaatccAAACTACCGAAATACTGATGATGGAACATTAGGGTATTATCCAATGCTTTCAGCTTTCCAATATGGTGTAGTTAATTTAAATGCTGGACCCAATTTTGAATTCCCACCGCTGGAACCTGTCAAGCCATTGAGTGATCGATACAATGAACAAGTGGTAGAACAATTTTATTGGGATATCCTCGATGAAGTGGAAGCTGAATATTTAGAtagttttgatttataa